One Thermoanaerobacter pseudethanolicus ATCC 33223 genomic window, ACCTATACGCCTGCCGTCAAGTATTACAAAGCCCCAAAAGTCCATATTTTGATGCCTTTTCGCCTTTAGTCCAATGCCTATTGTAATGTAGCTGTCTTTTTTCTCTTTTTTAAATTCCATGAAAAGATAGCCAGTTCTTTCATCAAGCCCACTTACCTCTTCTTCCCCAAGAAGATAGTCCTCAAGCTTTCTCGCCTTTGAGCCAAAGGGATCAAGTCTTTCAGGACTTTTGTTGCCATCTAATACTAAAGGTATGAAACTCTGCATTGTCACTGACTTTCCAGAACCATTAGCACCTCTTAAAAGAAGCCTTCCATCTGCAAACTCAAATATTTCATCATCATAATACCAAAAATTAAGAAGCCCAATCCTGTTAATCATCCATCTTTCGGCTAATTTTTCACTCATCTGCACCTTCTCCTTTTTCAAAATCTGGAGGATATTCCCCAATTAACTTTGCCGCCATAGGCAATATTTTAATAGAATGCAATTCCTCAACTCTTTTTATCATCTTAAAGCTTTCCATGTTTTCAATGACCTCTTCTATAAGCTGCTTTTCACTCATTTCCCTGTAAGACTTATACCAACCATCACTAAATCTTTCCTTTACTTTCAAAATAATATTTATAAATTCTGCTTCAGTTATATCTATAGTATCATCAGGATTATAGGCGAGTTTTCCATCTTCAATCATTTGTCTTATAATTTTACTTACCTGCAGCATTATATCAGATATGTTTTTGTTTTTGTCGGGAAAATAGGACTTTAAATATTTGTTGTCATTAAAGAGAACAAAAGCAGAAGTTTTGTGAAGGTGAAGTTTTGCATCAAGATACTCCTCTAAATCTTTCGCTATGGTATTTCTGTAATTTTTTATATACATGAAGTCTTGGTCATCAGGTCCTTCACTATACACAGCGGGTGAAAGAATAAGTTTTCGGTACGCCCTGTGCCTTCTCTGTATAACCGCATCTTTGGGGTTTGAAAGATTTAAATCCTCCTGCAAAAAATCCTCAATCTTCATGT contains:
- a CDS encoding TIGR02678 family protein translates to MEELQMLLENFWILREDRENFNKIRDAENKIKPFAEEKLGYRLIINPYIIKLEKVPSDVEEWMGIDAFQMPMDYAFLCLLLAFLEDKGPEDQFVLSNITEYIEAQYDGPDKVDWTLFQHRKSLVRVLNFAVDIGIIKIDDGDHERFSESEDTEVLYENTGISRYFLRSFNREITEDMKIEDFLQEDLNLSNPKDAVIQRRHRAYRKLILSPAVYSEGPDDQDFMYIKNYRNTIAKDLEEYLDAKLHLHKTSAFVLFNDNKYLKSYFPDKNKNISDIMLQVSKIIRQMIEDGKLAYNPDDTIDITEAEFINIILKVKERFSDGWYKSYREMSEKQLIEEVIENMESFKMIKRVEELHSIKILPMAAKLIGEYPPDFEKGEGADE